From a region of the Methylocystis hirsuta genome:
- a CDS encoding IS5 family transposase (programmed frameshift), whose product MIPDRFWLTDAQFAKIAPHLPTDTRGKARVDDRRVISGIVHVLKSGGRWIDAPSEYGPRKTLYNRYVRWAAKGVWVNLFHALAQAGGPPPQLLIDSSAVKAHRSASGGKGGKRAQAIGRSRGGRTTKIHALTDAQCRPVAFMLTGGNVADCTAGAELLSKMPACDILHGDKGYDSDVIRRQVENAGVMPNIPPKANRKWKNCFSPFLYRNRNAIERMFCRLKDFRRIATRYDRSATNFLAAVCIAATISYWL is encoded by the exons ATGATTCCCGACCGTTTTTGGCTGACCGACGCCCAGTTTGCGAAGATTGCGCCGCACCTCCCCACTGACACGAGGGGCAAGGCGCGGGTCGACGATCGGCGCGTGATCAGCGGGATTGTCCACGTGCTGAAATCCGGCGGGCGCTGGATCGACGCGCCGTCGGAATACGGGCCGCGCAAGACGCTCTACAACCGTTATGTCCGGTGGGCGGCCAAGGGCGTGTGGGTCAATCTCTTCCACGCGCTCGCGCAAGCTGGCGGCCCGCCGCCGCAGCTTCTCATCGACTCCTCCGCGGTCAAGGCGCATCGCTCCGCCAGTGGCGGCAAAGGGGGGA AGCGCGCCCAGGCGATCGGTCGATCGCGCGGCGGACGCACGACCAAAATCCATGCGCTGACAGACGCTCAATGCCGACCCGTCGCCTTCATGCTCACGGGCGGCAACGTCGCCGATTGCACCGCTGGCGCAGAGCTTCTGTCGAAGATGCCCGCTTGTGACATCCTGCATGGCGACAAAGGTTACGACAGCGACGTCATCCGCCGGCAGGTCGAGAATGCCGGCGTGATGCCGAACATCCCGCCCAAGGCCAATCGCAAATGGAAAAACTGCTTCTCGCCTTTCCTTTACCGAAACCGAAACGCCATCGAGCGCATGTTTTGCCGGTTAAAGGACTTCAGGCGCATCGCCACGCGCTACGATCGAAGCGCGACTAACTTCCTTGCAGCCGTCTGCATCGCGGCGACAATCAGCTATTGGTTATGA
- the cysC gene encoding adenylyl-sulfate kinase, producing the protein MTAPFIADADILSKAQPNPPRPTLRVLTCGSVDDGKSTLVGRLLYERQLILDDQLAALRSDSLRHGTLGEEIDFALLVDGLEAEREQSITIDVAYRYFSTPARSFIMADAPGHEQYTRNMATAASNAELAILLVDARKGLLTQTRRHATIASLLGVRHIVLAVNKMDLVDYDQAVFERIVGEFESVAASLAFRSVEAIPISARYGDNVVAGSANMPWRDGPSFLTYLENADVETDGGDAPLRLPVQWVNRRSDAFRGFAGAIASGRLQVGDEIVAAASGRKTTIARIVAMGGDLFSAAAPDSVMVTFADEIDASRGDVLCHPTTRPNVADQFAAHLIWMSDDSLLPGRSYLIKINGRSLAASVTEIKHRLDVDTGAKSAAKTLSLNEIGFCNVATAAPVAFDSYDENRTTGAFILIDRFSNATAAAGIIAFPLRRATNIHLQEQSVSKATRARLKHQTPAVLWFTGLSGAGKSTIANLVESKLVERHAHTLMLDGDNVRHGLNKDLGFTEADRVENIRRVGEVAKLMVEAGLIVLCAFISPFRAERRMVRSLVGEQEFVEIFIDAPLDVCKERDPKGLYKRALAGEIKNFTGVDQPYEAPESPELRLSSAEHSAEAIADQIIAYLEANDLLSV; encoded by the coding sequence ATGACCGCCCCGTTTATCGCAGATGCGGACATCCTCTCGAAAGCCCAGCCGAACCCGCCGCGACCCACTTTACGGGTCTTGACCTGCGGGTCGGTCGACGACGGCAAGTCAACGCTCGTCGGGCGTCTTCTCTATGAACGTCAGCTGATCCTCGACGATCAACTTGCCGCTCTGCGCAGCGACTCGCTGCGGCATGGAACCTTGGGCGAGGAGATCGATTTCGCCTTGCTGGTCGACGGACTTGAGGCCGAGCGCGAGCAGAGCATCACGATCGATGTCGCCTACCGCTATTTCTCCACGCCCGCGCGTTCGTTCATCATGGCCGACGCGCCCGGCCATGAGCAATATACGCGCAACATGGCGACGGCAGCGTCAAACGCCGAGTTGGCCATACTGCTCGTCGACGCCCGCAAGGGTCTGCTGACTCAGACGCGGCGACATGCGACGATCGCCTCTCTCCTTGGCGTTCGGCACATCGTGCTGGCCGTCAACAAAATGGATCTTGTTGATTACGACCAAGCCGTGTTTGAAAGAATTGTCGGCGAATTTGAAAGCGTCGCCGCGTCGCTCGCCTTTCGCTCCGTCGAAGCAATTCCCATCTCCGCCCGCTACGGGGACAATGTCGTCGCCGGCTCGGCGAATATGCCGTGGCGTGACGGCCCCAGTTTCTTGACTTATCTCGAAAACGCCGACGTCGAGACGGATGGCGGCGATGCGCCGCTGCGGCTGCCGGTGCAATGGGTCAATCGCCGAAGCGACGCCTTCCGCGGCTTCGCCGGCGCCATCGCTTCCGGCCGCCTCCAGGTTGGCGATGAAATCGTGGCCGCCGCCTCGGGACGGAAAACCACAATCGCGCGTATCGTCGCCATGGGCGGAGACCTGTTCAGCGCCGCTGCGCCGGACTCGGTTATGGTGACCTTCGCCGACGAAATCGACGCGTCTCGCGGCGACGTTCTCTGCCATCCGACAACGCGCCCGAACGTCGCCGACCAATTTGCCGCGCATCTGATTTGGATGAGCGACGACAGCCTTCTGCCTGGCCGTTCCTATCTGATCAAGATCAACGGCCGGTCTCTTGCCGCGAGCGTGACAGAAATCAAGCACAGACTCGACGTCGACACTGGCGCAAAGAGCGCCGCCAAGACGCTGAGCCTCAATGAGATCGGCTTTTGCAACGTCGCGACCGCCGCGCCCGTCGCTTTTGATTCTTACGATGAAAACCGCACGACGGGCGCTTTTATCCTGATCGATCGCTTCAGCAATGCGACCGCCGCTGCAGGGATCATCGCCTTTCCTCTGCGCCGTGCGACGAATATCCATCTTCAGGAGCAATCCGTCTCCAAGGCGACGCGCGCACGTCTCAAACATCAGACGCCCGCGGTCCTATGGTTTACCGGGCTTTCCGGCGCGGGAAAATCGACGATCGCCAATCTCGTCGAATCGAAGCTTGTCGAACGTCACGCCCATACGCTGATGCTCGACGGCGACAATGTGCGGCACGGCCTCAACAAGGACCTCGGCTTTACCGAAGCCGATCGCGTCGAAAACATCCGTCGGGTGGGAGAAGTCGCGAAACTGATGGTCGAGGCGGGCTTGATCGTGCTTTGCGCCTTCATTTCCCCCTTCCGCGCCGAACGGCGGATGGTGCGCTCGCTCGTCGGAGAACAGGAGTTCGTCGAGATCTTCATCGACGCGCCCCTCGATGTATGCAAGGAGCGTGATCCCAAGGGATTGTATAAGCGCGCGCTCGCCGGCGAGATCAAGAATTTTACCGGCGTTGATCAGCCATACGAAGCGCCGGAATCCCCGGAATTAAGGCTCAGTTCCGCCGAACACTCGGCCGAAGCCATTGCCGACCAGATTATCGCTTATCTCGAGGCGAACGACTTGCTGAGCGTATAG
- a CDS encoding HlyD family type I secretion periplasmic adaptor subunit yields MRLKRRSNLSEPSADGLPRLRAAAERLALVKWARSDGEFLPAAISILETPPSPIHIGLLWVICLLLSVALTWMYFGHIDIIAIAQGKIQPAGRVKTIQPLETGRVVAIHAENGRHVTAGEVLVELDPAEAAADERGSSIVYLAYVAEKARRKAALNAIANNSYDKEIAVEWPTEIPDQLKEREARILRGDLRQLLSSLKSIDAQLDQKEEEQKRLKNTIASQESLLGTLKERVLMRKGLLARGSTPRAAVIDSIEALQVQQTNLATQQGQLTEAQAASRVLRQERTKQVDAFFAENEQKLGEAERQIDDFEQRHKKAHEKTEHMTIRSPISGTVFGLSVTTRNQVLTTGEELMRIVPDDAELEIECYVQNKDIGFVKKDQPAVVKVESFPFTRYGSLDATVTRVAHDAIPEPDAQTLEGNPARPAKNNYFGGAQRTQNLVFPVTLRSERSTMNIDGVDVPLSPGMGVTVEIKTGRRRILEYLFSPLLEVASRAMKER; encoded by the coding sequence ATGCGACTAAAGAGGAGAAGCAATCTTTCGGAGCCAAGCGCTGACGGTCTGCCTCGTCTTCGCGCTGCGGCGGAACGGCTCGCGCTCGTGAAGTGGGCGCGTTCCGACGGAGAGTTTCTTCCGGCAGCCATCTCGATTCTGGAAACGCCGCCCTCTCCGATACATATCGGTCTGCTCTGGGTAATCTGTTTGCTGTTGAGCGTCGCGCTGACGTGGATGTATTTCGGCCATATCGACATCATCGCAATTGCGCAGGGGAAAATTCAGCCTGCCGGCCGCGTAAAAACGATCCAACCGCTCGAGACCGGCCGCGTGGTCGCGATCCATGCAGAGAACGGGCGGCATGTCACTGCCGGAGAGGTCTTGGTGGAGCTCGATCCGGCGGAAGCCGCCGCGGACGAAAGGGGCTCCTCGATCGTCTACCTGGCCTATGTCGCGGAGAAAGCGCGCCGGAAGGCCGCCTTGAACGCGATCGCCAATAATTCTTACGACAAAGAAATAGCCGTTGAGTGGCCGACGGAGATTCCGGACCAGCTCAAGGAGCGGGAAGCTCGCATCCTCAGAGGGGATTTAAGACAGCTTCTGAGTTCACTTAAGAGCATCGATGCGCAGCTTGATCAAAAGGAAGAGGAACAGAAGCGCCTCAAAAATACCATCGCGAGTCAGGAATCGCTGCTCGGGACTCTCAAAGAGCGCGTCCTTATGAGAAAGGGGCTGCTCGCCCGCGGCTCGACGCCTAGGGCAGCAGTCATCGATTCGATCGAGGCGCTGCAGGTCCAGCAAACCAATCTTGCAACCCAACAAGGGCAGCTCACCGAAGCTCAGGCCGCGAGCCGCGTGCTGCGGCAAGAGCGAACAAAGCAAGTGGATGCATTTTTTGCTGAGAACGAACAAAAGCTGGGCGAAGCAGAGCGCCAGATCGATGATTTTGAACAAAGGCATAAGAAAGCGCACGAGAAAACCGAGCATATGACGATTAGGAGTCCAATCTCTGGGACAGTATTTGGCCTCTCGGTCACCACAAGAAATCAGGTTCTTACGACTGGCGAAGAACTCATGCGGATCGTGCCTGATGACGCCGAGCTTGAGATTGAATGCTATGTCCAAAACAAGGACATCGGATTTGTAAAGAAGGACCAGCCAGCTGTTGTGAAGGTCGAATCATTTCCCTTCACGCGCTATGGCTCGCTTGACGCGACGGTGACGCGTGTTGCGCATGACGCGATACCTGAGCCTGACGCTCAAACGCTCGAAGGCAATCCGGCAAGGCCCGCCAAGAATAACTATTTCGGCGGCGCGCAGCGCACCCAAAATCTTGTCTTTCCGGTGACCCTTCGCTCGGAGCGTTCGACGATGAATATCGATGGCGTCGACGTTCCGTTGTCTCCAGGCATGGGCGTTACCGTAGAGATAAAGACCGGACGGCGCCGTATTCTCGAATATTTGTTTTCTCCACTACTCGAAGTGGCGTCTCGCGCGATGAAGGAAAGGTAA
- a CDS encoding efflux RND transporter permease subunit: MRFTDIFVRRPVLASVLSLLILVLGLRSLATLSVLQYPRTQNAVVTVTTSYFGADPATVAGFVTTPLENAVAQANGIDYLTSTSQIGVSTITANLRLNYDSGKALTEISTKIDSVLNQLPQAVQRPVITVKIGQTTDAMYIGFNSDILSPSQVTDYLIRVVQPRLQSVPGVQTAELIGGKTFALRAWLDPVKLAAYGLTASEVAASLQSNDYIAGLGSTKGQWVQVNLSAATSLHSLEEFRNLVVKQVNGANVKLRDVANVTLGADDYESSVSFDGKQAVYIGILVAPNANLLDVVKGVKDAYPDIVKALPQGLNSEIVYDTTNFVNSSIDEVVHTLIEAVLIVTAVVFVFLGSWRSVLIPIMAIPLSLIGSLTFLLAFGFSINLLTLLALVLAIGLVVDDAIIVVENVNRHLGEGLTPVDAALLAARELAGPIIAMTIVLIAVYVPIGFQGGLTGALFVEFAFTLAAAVTVSGIVALTLSPVSCALALKPPKRGEDTLESRIIGYIDARMDAVRDRYHRLLDSSLNYVPVTLVFGGLVLSSIYWLYASAKSELAPNEDQGIILAQATPAPNATLQQKLFYADQAYKIIAKHPEADSVFQINSPAANLTGVVLKPSDERKVGAEDLQHMLQQELSAVAGVRFVAFQPPPLPGSMGLPIQFVFQSTDPFEKMDSISREFLSKALATGKFIFLDTDLKIDQPQLSLVIDREKTAQLGLRMIDVGGALTTALSGGYTQYFGLAGRSYKVVPQVGQQFRLNPDQILNYYIKTADGTLAPLSTVAKLETAIVPESLNHFQQINSVTISGVAAPGVIAGEALDTLKEIARQTLPSTYTIDYAGPSRQFIQESSGFAVTFGFALIIIFLALAAQFESYRDPLIILVSVPMSIAGALVFIMLGFGGASINIYTQVGLVTLMGLISKHGILIVEFANELQHGGMSKREAILQATSIRLRPILMTTAAMVLGVLPLIMATGAGAASRFNMGLVIASGLSIGTLFTLFVLPAVYLVLAADHSGSRKKAALDLVSPAHS; the protein is encoded by the coding sequence ATGCGTTTCACAGACATTTTCGTGCGCCGCCCGGTGCTCGCCAGCGTGTTGAGCCTGCTGATCCTGGTGCTTGGCCTGAGATCGCTGGCGACTCTGTCCGTGCTGCAATATCCGCGCACGCAAAACGCCGTTGTCACCGTGACGACGTCCTATTTTGGCGCCGATCCGGCGACCGTCGCTGGATTCGTCACGACGCCGCTCGAAAACGCCGTCGCGCAGGCGAATGGCATCGACTATCTCACCTCGACGAGTCAGATCGGGGTGAGCACGATCACCGCCAATCTGCGGCTGAACTATGATTCCGGCAAGGCGCTCACCGAGATCAGCACCAAGATCGATTCGGTGCTCAACCAATTGCCGCAGGCCGTGCAGCGTCCCGTCATCACCGTCAAGATCGGCCAAACGACCGACGCCATGTACATTGGCTTCAACAGCGACATCCTCTCGCCGAGCCAGGTGACGGACTATCTCATCCGCGTCGTGCAGCCGCGTCTGCAATCGGTGCCGGGCGTGCAGACGGCGGAGCTTATCGGCGGCAAGACCTTTGCGCTCAGAGCCTGGCTCGATCCGGTGAAGCTCGCCGCCTATGGACTCACCGCCAGCGAAGTGGCGGCGTCCCTCCAGAGCAATGACTATATCGCCGGCCTCGGCTCCACCAAGGGCCAATGGGTTCAGGTCAATCTCTCGGCGGCGACCTCGCTCCACTCGCTCGAGGAGTTTCGCAACCTCGTCGTCAAGCAGGTGAACGGCGCCAATGTGAAGCTGCGCGACGTCGCCAATGTCACGCTCGGCGCGGACGACTATGAATCCTCGGTGTCGTTCGACGGCAAGCAGGCGGTCTATATCGGCATTCTCGTGGCGCCGAACGCGAATTTGCTCGATGTCGTCAAAGGCGTCAAAGACGCCTATCCCGACATTGTCAAAGCGCTGCCCCAAGGCTTGAATAGCGAGATCGTCTACGACACGACGAATTTCGTAAACAGCTCCATCGACGAGGTGGTTCACACGCTGATCGAAGCGGTCCTCATCGTCACCGCCGTCGTCTTCGTGTTTTTGGGATCATGGCGCTCGGTGCTGATCCCGATCATGGCGATCCCGCTTTCGCTCATCGGCTCGCTGACGTTTCTGCTCGCGTTCGGCTTCTCGATCAATCTGCTGACGTTGCTTGCGCTGGTGCTGGCGATCGGCCTCGTGGTCGACGACGCGATCATCGTCGTCGAAAACGTGAACCGGCATCTTGGCGAAGGCCTCACGCCTGTCGACGCCGCGCTGCTGGCGGCGCGCGAACTCGCGGGGCCGATCATCGCCATGACGATCGTGCTGATCGCCGTCTATGTGCCGATCGGCTTCCAAGGCGGCCTCACCGGCGCGCTCTTCGTCGAATTCGCTTTCACTCTCGCGGCCGCCGTCACCGTGTCCGGCATCGTCGCGCTCACTTTGTCGCCGGTCAGCTGCGCTTTGGCGCTCAAGCCCCCGAAGCGAGGCGAGGACACGCTTGAGTCCCGCATCATCGGCTACATCGACGCGCGGATGGACGCCGTCCGAGACCGTTATCATCGCCTGCTGGACTCCTCTCTCAATTACGTGCCGGTGACGCTCGTCTTTGGCGGGCTAGTGCTTTCGAGCATCTATTGGCTCTACGCCAGCGCCAAGAGCGAACTCGCGCCAAACGAGGATCAGGGCATCATTCTGGCGCAGGCGACCCCGGCGCCCAACGCCACTCTCCAACAAAAGCTGTTCTACGCCGATCAGGCATATAAAATCATCGCCAAGCATCCAGAGGCCGACAGCGTGTTCCAGATCAATTCGCCAGCGGCGAATCTGACTGGCGTCGTGCTCAAGCCTTCGGATGAGCGCAAGGTCGGGGCGGAGGACTTGCAGCATATGCTCCAGCAGGAGCTGAGCGCCGTTGCGGGCGTGCGCTTCGTCGCCTTCCAGCCGCCGCCGCTCCCCGGCTCGATGGGCTTGCCGATTCAATTCGTCTTCCAGAGCACCGACCCTTTCGAGAAGATGGACTCGATCTCCCGCGAATTCCTTTCGAAAGCTCTGGCGACGGGGAAGTTCATATTCCTCGACACAGATCTCAAGATTGATCAGCCGCAGTTGTCGCTTGTCATCGACCGCGAAAAGACCGCGCAACTCGGCCTGAGAATGATCGACGTCGGCGGCGCGCTCACCACCGCGCTGAGCGGCGGCTACACGCAATATTTCGGGCTCGCCGGCCGTTCGTACAAAGTCGTTCCGCAGGTCGGCCAGCAGTTTCGACTGAACCCGGATCAGATTTTGAACTATTACATCAAGACGGCGGACGGCACCTTGGCGCCGCTTTCGACCGTCGCCAAGCTCGAAACCGCCATCGTTCCCGAATCGCTCAATCATTTCCAGCAGATCAATTCGGTGACGATTTCTGGCGTGGCCGCGCCTGGCGTGATCGCCGGCGAGGCGCTCGATACGTTGAAAGAGATCGCGCGCCAAACATTGCCCTCGACCTATACGATCGACTATGCCGGACCCTCGCGTCAGTTCATTCAGGAATCGAGCGGCTTCGCGGTGACGTTTGGCTTCGCCCTCATCATCATCTTTCTGGCGCTGGCCGCGCAATTCGAGAGCTACCGCGATCCGCTGATCATTCTCGTATCCGTCCCGATGTCGATCGCCGGCGCGCTGGTGTTCATCATGCTCGGCTTTGGCGGCGCGAGCATCAACATCTACACGCAGGTTGGCCTCGTGACGTTGATGGGCCTGATCAGCAAACACGGCATTCTGATCGTGGAGTTCGCCAATGAATTGCAACACGGCGGCATGTCGAAACGGGAAGCGATCCTGCAGGCCACGTCCATTCGCCTGCGTCCGATCCTTATGACCACCGCGGCGATGGTGCTCGGCGTCTTGCCGCTCATCATGGCGACGGGCGCGGGCGCGGCGTCGCGCTTCAACATGGGTCTGGTGATCGCCTCGGGCCTTTCCATCGGCACCTTGTTCACGCTGTTTGTTCTGCCCGCGGTCTATCTCGTCCTCGCGGCGGACCATTCGGGGTCGCGGAAGAAGGCCGCGCTCGATCTTGTATCGCCAGCGCATTCATAA
- a CDS encoding TolC family outer membrane protein: MCARAPSDQPRRRYFLLACIVCCIFYAPAQARGDTIHGALEKVYTTNPEIDEQRANVRVHDEEVSKAYSNARPKASISATGGPQRTLIRAPAGIDQFSSRKYQSDKYSGKPLNATFSFQLPVLDGGKASASLGQAESGVLASRATLRDAEQQALLKGATAYMNVLRDAAVVRLKKNNIGVLREQLRVTVDRFDFGEVTRTDVAQAEAALAQSQADFAAAFGALENSASVYYQTVGEEPKLLQPAPSLEALLPESREDAIAIALADHPSIVAAVRQIDAGESAVKIAESAILPTASVGAQVIQQFDSYFGYPKTRQFGAQVFGQLNVPLYQGGGEYSAIRQAKEQLGQARIHADVIKSSVRAAVIQGFSQFTTAKAAVSFNMKAVKAAEVALRGVRDEAAFGQRTTLDVLNAQQALLTARVNLVTAQRDRVVGSYAALAAIGRLSYATLDLDVMPYDPSAHLEQVQHKWIGVSVPGEQQNEAQSIADRFFP, encoded by the coding sequence ATGTGCGCGCGCGCGCCGAGCGATCAGCCGCGCCGGCGATATTTTCTTCTAGCCTGTATTGTGTGCTGTATATTTTATGCGCCGGCGCAGGCGCGTGGAGATACGATACACGGCGCGTTAGAGAAGGTTTACACGACAAACCCCGAAATCGACGAACAGCGAGCGAACGTTCGCGTGCATGACGAAGAGGTCTCAAAGGCCTATTCCAACGCGCGGCCAAAAGCGAGCATATCCGCAACGGGCGGGCCGCAGAGAACGCTGATCCGCGCTCCGGCCGGGATTGATCAGTTCAGCAGCAGAAAATATCAGAGCGACAAATATTCGGGCAAGCCGCTTAATGCGACCTTCTCTTTTCAGCTGCCTGTGTTGGATGGCGGCAAGGCGAGCGCTAGTCTAGGTCAAGCGGAATCCGGCGTATTGGCCTCGAGGGCGACTCTTCGTGACGCCGAGCAGCAGGCGCTCTTAAAGGGCGCGACCGCGTATATGAATGTGCTGCGCGACGCCGCGGTCGTTCGTCTCAAGAAGAATAACATCGGCGTTCTGCGCGAACAGTTACGGGTAACAGTGGATCGCTTCGATTTCGGCGAAGTGACCCGCACCGACGTGGCTCAAGCCGAAGCCGCGCTCGCCCAATCCCAAGCCGATTTCGCCGCCGCTTTCGGCGCCCTCGAAAATAGCGCCTCGGTCTATTATCAAACGGTCGGCGAGGAGCCAAAGCTGCTGCAACCGGCGCCCTCGCTTGAGGCGCTTCTTCCAGAAAGCCGCGAAGACGCAATTGCGATCGCTCTTGCCGATCACCCGTCCATCGTCGCCGCAGTTCGCCAGATCGATGCTGGAGAATCGGCCGTCAAAATTGCGGAAAGCGCGATCCTGCCGACGGCGTCGGTCGGAGCTCAAGTCATTCAACAATTCGATTCATATTTTGGCTATCCAAAAACCCGGCAGTTTGGCGCACAAGTGTTTGGTCAATTGAACGTGCCTCTGTATCAAGGCGGCGGCGAGTATTCGGCCATACGGCAGGCGAAGGAGCAGCTCGGTCAGGCGAGAATTCACGCTGACGTCATCAAGAGTTCTGTCAGAGCGGCGGTTATTCAGGGCTTCAGTCAATTCACGACAGCGAAGGCCGCCGTGTCATTCAACATGAAAGCCGTCAAGGCCGCTGAGGTGGCGCTGCGCGGGGTCAGAGACGAAGCCGCGTTCGGGCAACGCACGACGCTCGACGTGCTGAACGCGCAACAAGCGCTGCTGACTGCTCGCGTGAATCTTGTGACGGCGCAACGAGACAGGGTTGTGGGCTCCTATGCGGCGCTTGCGGCGATCGGGCGCCTCTCCTATGCGACTCTCGACCTCGACGTTATGCCTTACGATCCATCGGCGCATCTGGAACAAGTTCAACATAAGTGGATAGGCGTCTCCGTTCCCGGGGAGCAGCAGAATGAAGCGCAGTCAATAGCCGATCGCTTCTTCCCGTGA
- the cysD gene encoding sulfate adenylyltransferase subunit CysD, with protein MPLTPHLRRLEAEAVFILREAMAEFQRPVMLYSIGKDSSVMLHLALKAFYPAKPPFPLLHVDTTWKFREMITFRDQTAARVEMDLIVRTNEDGLKRGVSPFTCSSSAYTQAMKTEALRQALNEGGFDAAFGGARRDEEKSRAKERIFSHRTASHGWDPKSQRPELWRIFNTRLGAGETMRIFPLSNWTETDVWDYIAAENIPIVPLYLAKERPIVRRNGAYIMVDDERFPLAPDEVVETRRVRFRTLGCYPLTGAIESEADTLEAIIAEMRHASTSERQGRLIDFDEAASMERKKREGYF; from the coding sequence ATGCCCCTCACGCCCCATCTGCGCCGGCTCGAAGCCGAAGCGGTTTTCATTTTGCGGGAAGCGATGGCCGAGTTCCAGCGTCCGGTGATGCTCTATTCTATCGGCAAGGATTCGAGCGTGATGTTGCATCTCGCGCTCAAGGCCTTCTATCCAGCCAAGCCGCCCTTTCCGCTGTTGCATGTCGACACCACGTGGAAGTTTCGCGAAATGATTACGTTCCGCGACCAAACCGCGGCGCGCGTCGAAATGGATTTGATCGTTCGCACAAATGAAGATGGTCTCAAGCGCGGCGTCTCGCCCTTCACGTGCTCCTCATCCGCATACACGCAAGCAATGAAAACCGAGGCGCTCAGGCAAGCGCTGAACGAAGGAGGATTTGACGCGGCGTTCGGCGGCGCGCGCCGCGACGAGGAGAAAAGTCGGGCGAAGGAGCGAATCTTCTCGCATCGAACTGCTTCTCATGGTTGGGATCCTAAGAGTCAGCGCCCCGAGCTTTGGCGGATCTTCAACACTCGCCTCGGCGCCGGCGAGACCATGCGAATCTTCCCGCTGTCGAATTGGACCGAGACCGACGTCTGGGATTACATCGCCGCGGAAAACATCCCGATCGTGCCTCTTTATCTCGCAAAGGAACGGCCGATCGTCCGCCGCAACGGCGCTTACATCATGGTCGACGATGAACGGTTTCCGCTCGCGCCGGATGAAGTGGTCGAAACGCGGCGCGTGCGCTTTCGAACGCTGGGCTGCTACCCGCTGACGGGAGCGATCGAATCGGAGGCGGATACGCTGGAGGCGATCATCGCGGAAATGCGACATGCCTCGACCTCCGAACGTCAAGGCAGGCTGATTGATTTCGATGAGGCTGCGTCCATGGAGCGAAAGAAGCGCGAGGGCTATTTCTGA